GTTTCATATGCGTTTTTGAGCAAGATGAATGTACTCATTGAGCAAACGGGTGTATTCAGGCGACACACACTAGGAAGTATTGCATGTCAGTTGGCATACGCTCaatacataacataaataattacttacagttaattataattagcATTAACATAGCATTTTACTTacgcgttgttgttgttgttgttgttggtcaagCTCTCTCAAGGCTGGAGGATTGTCCGATTTTTAGATgtagtatttataaatgtgcCGTTtcgtaaataaatcaaaaatgcaTCAATAATTATGTCAAATTATTGCAatcacaaaacaataaattggtAATAAATTCTTCACGCTGACATTAAACAGATAAGCGGCAAAATGCTGATCTTcatttactttatatatttataaacattccGTGAAAGAAGGAGATTAAAGCTGCTTCCgtatgccaaaaataatacttGATTATTATTGCAATTCAAAACACCGATCACTGATCACGTATACGACGTGTATATTGTGTGATATTTGATCTAGAccacaataaaattgaatttcttttggCCACGGCGGAGCTAAACCAACTGATCGCTTAGAAGTCCCGAGACGAACTAAAAGCAAAGCCGAAATAAACGACGCGTTGCGACGCAACCGCAAccgaaacagaaaccgaaagTCCAAGTCCAGTCCAGATGATCGTGTTGCGATcggttgtgtttttttttttctttcagcTTCGTTTGTTTGCTGTTCGCTGGCGTTCGTAGAACAAGTTCGCTTTCTTTGTTCGAAGCGAACTGGGAAGTGGACAGacaatattgttgttgccttcaaCGTTGGCCATTGATCGGGGGAgcattgcaactgcaaccaaAGACCTCTGAGGTTGTTGCTGACGTTGCagctgttttttgtgtgtctctgttgtgtgtgtgtttgacgcTGCGCCCCCGCAAGGCACATCGCTTGAGGCAAGTTGCTGCGGTTTATGCTTTTTATGGCCCTGGTTTCTGCATTTTGCTGGCGAGTTGttaagttaaatatttgcGCTTGGCTAGGCAGGCCAATGGGCTCGGCTCGTCTCGACTCTTGGCTGATCTTTCACAGCGATGTGCCACCGCAAAAGAACTTGTTTGCGTGCCCTTGCCCAATTGTGGATGCTGGATGCTGTCACCATAAGCGCTACCTGTTCCCCTCTCTTCTAGCCTCCCCTTCCCTCTCCGGGTGAATCTCCTGCTTCTTCTCTGGAATGGCGCACATGTCAAAAGGATTTGCGTTTGCTGTTTGCACAAACTGGTTGCCGACAGTCCGGACTGCGGAGTGAACAGCTCATAAATCTCTCATGATGTGCCAAGACATTTGGCAGCTTTTCGTTAACAGCACTCAACAAAAGGtgcagcaacaatttaaactacagttcaatatttcttttattggGCTATTAGCTGCCACTTGTTGAGTGGCGACTCCAATTCGAACACCCACGCGGCAGATGCAATCAAATAAAGCATAAAAGCCGATAGCATCGTGCAGAggctgccacacacaaaagaatGAGAGAAAAGCCCAGCTTACAAACagtgaaagaaagagagagagaaactcGCTCAAACAATTAACTGATaacaattcatttgcatttcgtgTGGGTCGCTTCATTACGTGTGTTTAGTTAATTTGACAGCCATTTGATGAGCTGATGGCAATATCACTTCagcatctctctctcccgctctttACACAAATTGAACATCAATAGCAGacgaagaagcagcagaggAAGCAGCTGACCGAGACTGACCAAAAAGCGACGAGTCTTAAGTGGCAATCGAACGGAATCTGTGAAAAAAGAAACACTACACAAATAATCTTAAAGATCTTTAAGCACCCTGTAAACATCAAGAAGTGATAATGGGGAATGCCCAAAGAAGAGATTTGTGAAAGCAATAAATGATAGCAGAGTCTATGAGGTGTGAAGAACAGAGTAAatcatatggtatattttttaagtaatagTAATTATATAATTGAGTAATTAAATATAAGGTTTGTTTCTTTCTATATTAGTATTAGTTGAGCTCTTAACTTTATTTCTCGttttagtaaataaatgagtatcaaaatattatggtatatttttcggtattagTATTTGTTGAACTCTAAATTGTATTCtaagtttttagtatataaatgagtattttaatattatggtatatttttcggtattagtattagttgaagtatatatttaaaattttaagtatataaattagtatttcaatgttattatgtacattttttaagtattagtattagtaagTATTAGTATTAAGTAAAGTGGACACTTCCAATACTACATAAAATTATgtaatgttttctttttctgaaaattttattgatttcacaatacattttgattttttgtatattattgtaaaatttgaaaaaaaactaCATAACTACATaagacaacattttaaattcattcaaattattttaattaatacttttaaatactgcatgaatatttgtagttttttctttttcatgaaaatttttttgtttaatctatagccaattatttgaaatgtattccATAGGgacatacaaattttattactaATTAAGTTATGTGATCAAGAACTAATAAACCagaagaaatatacaaaatactccAGATCTAAAACgttaaataaacttatttaaatgtgcaataaaataatgtaaagaGGGATacattaataatacaaaacaagtaagaaagttacagtcgagtgtgctcgactgtgagatacccgctacccatttttaataaaggcaaaatattgcggtatcattttcaaaatataccgaaaatactaaaaaaaatactaaaaatataccaaatggtatatttggtatatcgatatagtacaccattcaaaatataccataaacgccgcaatgtgccagattgtcggccaaagcaactcagacccctagtaagtaggcgtttttaccatacaaaagtatttccttaataacttccacaatttttatctgatcgcaaccaaattttcaggaatcataactattacagtagttattgtatataccaaaattcgtagctctagctttaaaattacacttgttattcgatttttttgatttgcgggggcggaagtgggcgtggcaaaaatttgaaacaaacttgatctgcgtgcaaacataacaaatgctgtcgaaaaaaaaattatagctctatctcttatagtctctgagatctaagtgttcatacggacggacggacggacggacagacggacagacggacatggctatatcgtctcggctgttgacgctgatcaagaatatatatactttatagggtcggagatgcctccttctacctgttacatacatttcctgccgggacaaagttataatacccttctaccctttgggtagcgggtataactaTGCGCAAAACATGCCGCAATCCTCCGACAGTTTGACATTTTGGCACCCcaactacaataacaacaacaaaacacaacaacaacattataaaaattttctaatataattaagttattatcttaaatattttaatttaatatattcgaactacatatataattttcttaaatttcttaattatagAAAGTTACGTATTGCTTTTTACTTTTGAAAATGCAtcaaaaaaatgattaatcaaaaaaaaaaatactctaAATTTTGTCATAGTAATTTCAGTTTAATTGCTGATTAACAACCCgcactaaatattttaagctctCCAGAGCTTATTTATCTCAAAAGAGACTCATTGCAGTGTgtaataattcataaaatatttatagtgaAACATATATAGATGAATTGTATATTGCATATAATTGGGACtccgaaaaattaaaatgtattccgattttagaattttatatcTTATGATTTTCTTAAGctgaatttcatattatttttaaaaagtttttcaatattgAGCACAATTCTTTTATGGATATTTAATACATACAATTCACATCTATTAACAAGAAGTTTTACAACACAAAGAGAGTTCATGGGGTCAACTGTCGCTTTGTGTtaatctctttttttgttttatcaaCTCTGACAGTTATTAAGTAATTGAGGCGAATGCATAAAAGTGTTCTTTAATGCTTCCGAGAACTCGAAATGTTCTGCTCAAGTAATTTGCTGATGAGTAATAGAATTCTTTTTCCCAAAATATGCAAAGCTCAGCGCATTCTCtcgaaaattaaaatcaaaaaaatatattagataGAAAAGCAAAGATATAAAACTAGAACTTCAATTGGAGTCTGTGTTTTGCGATGTGTCAGCAGAATCAATGGCTGGAGACACTCGTGAGTGCAATTTTGTTGGGCTTTTGTAAATTTCGCATTGCGCTGTCATGCCAGAGTTTCGGTGGGTTGGGTTCGACCAATGACCAATTTGGAGCAATATGCAATGTCATATCGCTCCGTTCCCCCTTTTAGTTCCCCTCTACCCGATCCTGTTGGCAAAGACATGGCTATAAATTTTAGCGCATGTTGTCAAGCAAGCTGGCAAATTGTCAAACGTATGTGCTGAAAAGATCTTTTGACACTGGCAGCTGTAGCACATtggcaataatttatttgatcaCGCTTTCCCAGACAAATTTCCAGCCGCCCACCTGCCTCCcctgatgttgatgctgatgttcTAACAACTCCTCCAAGCTTGACGGAAGCGCACGACAAAAGCGAATCTCCAGCAACGATTCGAAACTATTCGATCGAAGTCTTGATCGTTGATCACTGATCGCTGACCTTGTCGCCTTATTAAGAGAGCTGTGTTGGATGTGACTTCCTCGTTTGTTAAGGATAAGCTAATGCAAGTCTATAATTAGCAGATGACACCAAATGAGATGCTTAGCATTCTtcgacacgttttctacactCTCAGCTGGCATTGCCTTGGCTCTCTAACATCATTCAACATATTTAAACTAAGCTTCAAACAAACATTAGTTGTAGGCAAATTTTAATTCGACAAAATCAATAACTAAACATCCAAGAACAATGTTCTCGTTTGCCTTCTGGAAAAACGAGGCAAAGAAAGACCAGCATGAAAATGTCTCGCAAATCTGGAAGGAATTGAATGTCACATTTATCACGTAAGAGAGTTGAATATCTTAGCCAATTATTTAACCGATTATTATTGTCTTTTCAGCTTCCTTCGCTGGAGCTGGTTAATTTACACCATTGCCGTCATTGTCATCTCAATTTGTGGCTATTTTGCCTACTGCGAAAGCTGTCGCAGAAATGAAATTGTTCAGCGTCGACGCATCATTCAGCGCGCTCAGCAGAGGTGAGTAAAAACATCCGAAATTAATGTGAGAaacacatatttaaaatgctttaaattccTAATAAAATTTGGAATTTAGAGCGCCTGATTAATCGCTTCTGTTTTATCAAACAATTCCCATTTAGACCGCCGCAAAAGCGACGTCCGAATGCCGCTTATCGCGATCATCAGATCTATCGTTATATCATCCTAGGTTTGGCCAAGTATATGAAGAATCCAGACGGCGTGCGTCCATTCATCGATTATATGGATCATCTGTATCCGTTGCGGCACTCACAGGCTGAAATGGCATTGAATATTGGCCACAATGGCGCGGAGGCAAACATGGAAAATTAGTTAttctttttagtttatttttttacctATTTTCGCTaccatttttgtttaatttatgaaactaAAATACCtacaataccctgtaaactaAATTCAACTTGCCACAACATTCCTAATCAATGTCAATAATATGAAagaaatagtaaattaatagATAGAAACATATAGAAACATATAGAAGCGAacttcaataaatttgtacGTTGacgtttttttgctttatttttgttataatgaaaataatacgCACTTACATATACTGTCAACTCAATGGAAACTCCTACCCTTGCTCACAATgaatactaaaattaataaCTGAAAGTTTGAAAAAGAAACTTATTTTCATAATCAttgcataattgaatttttgtttcaattttcgctaaaatattttgatatctAACATATGTGGCTAATATATTCCACTCTACATTCAGCGTATTccaaaatttgtaaaacaaattccaaagtcaacgaaacattttttttttaatttggtcTTCGTTTAATTTCCTGAcaacctaaaagtatgctatgttATTTTTACATGCGCCGAATCTCGCTTAATTTTCGctaacatttttttaactttaataaaaatacattgaaaagcaaaaaaaaccaaattctACCTCAATTTCTCATCCACCGTATTCCAAAATTAGTAACTCAAAACTCAAATAGCAACGAACTTCCATTTTTAGTTTGGTCTTCGTTTAATTTCGTGACGGcctaaaaatatgcaatgctATTTTTACATGCGCCGACGGCATCATTGAATTATTGTTTCCTTTTTCGCTATCATTTTCTCgttaattataaaactaatatacatttcaacaacaaactaaataCTACCTCCATTCCTCATCCACCGTATTCCAAATTTAGTAACTCAAAACTCAAAAAGCAGCgaacttttttttagtttggtCTTCGTTTAATTTCGTGGCGGcctaaaaatatgcaatgctATTTTTACATGCGCCGAAACTCGCGACGGCGACGCTTCCAGTGCGCTGGCCTGGAAAGCGctacaaatataaacaaatgccATGTGCGTCAAAAGCTCGCCTCGTAAACTAGGCGAAAGCTTCACGCTGTCTGCTCTCTCCTGTTGCGTGTTGTTGCAGGCGCGCACACAAGTTCCAGCAAGCGGTGCTTTCGCTCTCacctactctctctctctctctttctcttcgaGTGTGTGCTGCGCTCTCTGGGCGTTAGTCCAGTTGGAGCGAAAAATGCTTTGGCCCAGTCGCCAGTCAGACAGTCAGCGCGTTGCACGTACGCACgcatcgagcagcagcagcagcagcagcagcagtagcagcagcgcGGGCGCGTTCAGTGGTTGTTGGAAACagtcagacacacacacacacacctacactaacacacacacacacagacggcGGGggccagcaaacaaaattttcagttCTTGCTGTTCCGCTTCTgtccaaaaaaagaaaaaaagcgaaaaaagtaGAAAAGGAAACTTTTGCAGCTTATTTGATGTTGTGAATCGAATATCGAATAGAACGCTGGATTAGTGaatgtaattaaaagcaactgcagctgtgcgaaatatgcaaatttatttaattatctggtgaataattgaaaaatccaaGGCGCATACCTGCGCACATGtcctatatgtgtgtgagtgtgtgtgcgtccgCTGTgaatgtgcatgtgtatgtgtgttgaaggctaagcagcaaaagaaaagccaacaagtaacaaaaagaaaagctgcATGTGTCCCACGTGCGTGAATAAATCTGAAACTGAAGTGAAAATCGCAgagataataaaaataaaaaatacaaaattaaattcgcAACAAAATCAATGACAAAAGTTTGCCgcaaaataaagtgaaaaatactttaatgtcGAATTAAATGATAGCTAAAGAATATTATTCCCTGCAAATCCcgagaacaaaaaaaatttacatttatctaAATTGTGTTTAGAGCTCTCGCCTAAacttttccacacacacaaatttcgaaatttatgATACTATCTTATCGTTGgtgcttttgatttttattatttaatgcctaatgcattaaaatattatttgattgatttattagACGCTTGGGCTCTATGACGCCACTAAAAGACACTAAGCCCTCTCACACATTATACAATTCTTAGTTAGTCAGTTTCCCTTCAAGAGAATACGGGGAGTTTTAAGTCTGTAATCATAAATAAGAAGAGCTTACACATCTGGCAGCTAGACAGTTGATAGTTTCCTTTTGTCGTCATTTGTCGTTGCAGCCAAACAAAGTGATAAAGACAAAGTGTTCAAGACAAAATGTAAtaactatactatataaatatatacaacaacaacaacaacaactaaaacaccaaaaagaaatttaattaaatgaaacagCAAAAACTCAATGTTGGGAGAACTTTTCTGATGAACTCAAGTCAAAGGTGAGTATTCCAATTCCAAAAAAAGGCTGCAACAATAGACACACCtagaatacacacacacatacacatagagaTACACTCGCAGAGTAGTGTGAGCTCTGGGCGCATCCTACCTCAACACAAAAGCgaaacagcaaagcaaaacataaacaaccCCAAAATGgccacaaaagccaaagccaagctTCGCTGCCAGCATCGccgtcgacatcgacatcgacgtcgGCGTCTGCAGCAGAGATGTGCTTGAGAGTGtgcttcaaaaatatataggCAGAGCAAACAACGAAAATTCGCATGAAAAGCtcaatgcaaaaaaatgtttggcaAGCAGGCAGCATCGAGTTTGAGATTAGCGCAAGTCGCTGCGTAAATATTGAAAAGCTCATTTGAGAGCAGCGCTGCCAGCGTCAACAGTGGCAGCAGCTTAAGTTTATCACTTGCGTTCCACATACTCATTTTCGTCCTTGCCCTCCcccactcgcactcgcactcgcagaCTTTGCAATTTAGTGTAATGTCATTTCGCCTAGCTTAAGAACTTTCAACTTGTCTTTTTTtctgtagcatacttttgagcaTATCCAATATTCGACGACTGCCGAAGCGCAGCTTTGTttgtagctgttgtttttttgtgtagcatactttcgggCACATCCAATATTAGCAAATGCTGAAGCGCAGCTTTGCTTCGCCTAATTCGTTTTTGGCATTGCATGCGTATCTTTTGTACGCTTCGTTACATTTTGTCACATTTCCTTTGcgttttgtttcatttcgtttcgttttcgggtttctctctttttatgtACTTTGTTTTATAGGCAATTTGTCTTTTGGCTGCCGTCGATAACTTTTGCTGTGTCATAAAAACGCGTCAGCTTTGCCTGCTTTCGCTTTTAGCTTGTtcattattttcgttttttttttttctgttgcttttgcgCTTTGCGTATCCTTGCGCTTATCTAGGAGGGATTGCTGCAGGTCCGTTTTGGCTGCCGTcaacttgtttattttgtcGTAAATTTGCCTTCAAGGGCGCGCGTATCATAATATTACACAGACATGGACAGTTTATCGATCACACAATGGGAAATTTCACACCTGGCCTCCTGTGGGGAGGAAGTCGaaagaaacaagaaacaaaaaacaaaaaacaaaaccacgTCGTGTCATGTCGAGTCAAGTTGAGTCGTGTCGGCTCTTCAAATTACGCCTTGCAATTTGCTGCGTTGCGCCTACTTCAAGGTCgctttgttgtggttgtggcttTTGCATAATTCAAGCACCTCCGATCGCCGTTgctttttattcttttattacatcctcttgccacacacacacacacacccagagTTTACACATGGCTGGCTGCCtgcatgcaacatttttcCCATGTCCAGCACACAAAATTCCATTGCATACTTCAAGGCTGCCGTCTAATTTACATGCCAAATGGCGCGTGCAACATTCTCAACGATTTCCTTCGCCCTCCCTCACACACGtaattgttttccttttcttctGCCACGTATACAATTagccagctgcagcaacagccacaaaataaaaacccaGCTGCAACACAACCTTGATTTGTAATTATCGCAAATATACTTTAATTGCTACACATTATGATAAAATTGCCTTTAACAATGGCATCAAAAAGTAATAgcatatatatgtttatactacgtacatatatattatatattatgtcGGTCTATTTATGTGTCGCCTACGCCAAGATTTATGGCCGCAACGTGTGTTGCGCTGCCCCGCATCGCGTGTCCACTGCGAGTTCTCATGCCCCATGCCATGCCCCACAAAACATCTGTTATCACTAAGCTGAAAGCCGCAATGAAATTAGAAAGTAAGAGTGAATACGCATTGCGGCCACAgtttaacaacaaacaaaagcgaacagacaaaaaaaaaaaaaaaaatactaaataatacataaatatgttatatggaaaagcgaaaaacaacaacaaagcataacaacaactgaagagctaaatataaacataaaagtaTCTGAAAACTGAAAGCGAAAAAGAATACTTTTTGTGATGTGAACGAAGTGTGAATACACTTTCATATATATGATTCTATTTTACTGATACAAGCAAAAGTATTTGGTAAAAGTTCTGATCCAAAATAAAGTATAtggtttaatttttaatttccaacTTTAAATCTGAGACAAGAACTTAAAAGAGcttgaaatgcatttatataatattaaactaCTTACAGATAGAAAACAGCCaaatttttttcacttttgctatatttatatttactttgatatttacaaaaataaaaagattgaagtattttaaaaagcttttaaagtatataattatttatattgaatttttgaattCCCATTCAAAAAGCTAAGTAAAAAGAACTAAGAACAGTTTTCAATACACGTTTATTAAACtcatttacaaaaatgtacaatatattttcacttttcataatatttatacataagctgattattttattattacataaataaacaacatggtaattaaatttctcaatagcagtatttatatttaatttgaattttacaaaTGACTCGACAGCTGACTCacttgaaaaaatataatgacATCATATAAagttatatacatagatagatTTGAGAGAAACGGAAATGCTTCATagcgttaataaattaaaatactctCTGCTCTAGGGTATAGAAAATGTGccaaaattcatttatataatatatgtatcaACATTTGGCTTTTATGACCCGCAGTATAAATGCGACATAACAATCTTAACGACTTTTGAATGCTCTATAAAATGGTGTATTAGATAATGCTAATTAGTTGAgctatgtattttaaatgtttaatttacaaGCAATACAAAAgcagtttaattaaattccgAATATTCTATAGAAACAAGATGAATCATTTTAATGAATTCTCAAGTAATTAAACGGCTTTAAGAGTGAATCATCTCTCTGTaatatttcagaatttttCTTAGCTCAAAGCTCAGAATCACTTACAgaatttttataacaattcaacagctttaaaattaaatcagctctgatatattatatcaagtgtttccttaggtaatttatatgaatttaacCAGCTTTAAGATGCCGCAGCTGATCATaatatttcaagttttttcttAGTAAACTTTTAGgaattcaattgatttcaagTTGAAAACTTTGGCatacaaatgtacaaaataattgacactttatgcttaaatataatataataacaataacaatgactaatataaaaacaataggGCAAGAAAAAACGTACTAGaatcaagaataaaaatttgaagcaaGATTGTTTGATGTCAAAATGTAACCAAGAatgtttattcttaaatcaagatcaaaattgaaccaagaaggcaaaatcttaaatcaagatcaaacaaccttaaatttaaattgtctgaaataaaacaaaaaacaaaaaaaaaattgtagtatATACTTTTCTACACATTGAAAGTTGTCTCTTAGCAAACTTTTTCAAATAGAATTGACTTCAAGTAACTTTACCTTTATGTAAAATGTgcataacaattaaaactgtttagctggaatatttaatatattgaatttgtcGTGACACTTTTCTATACAATCTTCATTTGgaacttttcttttcatttccatttagtATCTTTCCCCTAGTCACACACACCCGAAATTACgctgaa
This is a stretch of genomic DNA from Drosophila albomicans strain 15112-1751.03 chromosome 3, ASM965048v2, whole genome shotgun sequence. It encodes these proteins:
- the LOC117568812 gene encoding uncharacterized protein LOC117568812 isoform X1, which translates into the protein MFSFAFWKNEAKKDQHENVSQIWKELNVTFITFLRWSWLIYTIAVIVISICGYFAYCESCRRNEIVQRRRIIQRAQQRPPQKRRPNAAYRDHQIYRYIILGLAKYMKNPDGVRPFIDYMDHLYPLRHSQAEMALNIGHNGAEANMEN
- the LOC117568812 gene encoding uncharacterized protein LOC117568812 isoform X2: MFSFAFWKNEAKKDQHENVSQIWKELNVTFITFLRWSWLIYTIAVIVISICGYFAYCESCRRNEIVQRRRIIQRAQQRAPD